The following are encoded in a window of Pagrus major chromosome 14, Pma_NU_1.0 genomic DNA:
- the rbm17 gene encoding splicing factor 45 isoform X5 — protein MSLYDDLGVGASDTKTEGWSKNFKLLQSQLKVKKAALTQAKTQRMKQTTVLAPVIDLKRGGSSDDRQITDTPPHAAAGLKDAVPSGFSSGDVLIPLADEYDPMFPNDYEKVVKRHREERQRQREQERQKEIEEREKYCQLQEKRKDRHDGGAPSGFSRFPAGEEESDEEDDYEKERRKRSMGGAAIAPPSSLVDRDGKPCDSSGSSAFSYEDEGRPARGSKAAIPPPMYDDSERPRSPPGPTSSFLANMGGTVAHKIMQKYGFKEGQGLGKHEQGLSTALSVEKTSKRGGKIIIGDAAEKPDPSKKSEANPLTEILKNPTKVVLLRNMVGRGEVDEDLEGETKEECEKYGKVVKCVIFEIAEVLDDEAVRIFLEFERVESAIKAVVDLNGRYFGGRVVKACFYNLDKFRVLDLGEQV, from the exons ATGTCGCTGTACGATGACCTCGGTGTGGGTGCCAGTGACACCAAGACCGAAGGCTGGTCCAAGAACTTCAAGCTGCTGCAGTCCCAGCTGAAGGTGAAGAAGGCAGCTCTGACCCAGGCCAAG acCCAGCGGATGAAGCAGACCACTGTCCTGGCCCCGGTCATCGATCTAAAGAGAGGAGGCTCCAGTGATGATAGACAGATCACAGACACTCCTCCACATGCCGCCGCTGGACTCAAG gaTGCTGTGCCAAGTGGTTTCTCTTCTGGCGACGTGCTGATCCCGTTGGCAGATGAGTACGATCCCATGTTCCCCAACGACTATGAGAAGGTGGTGAAGCgacacagagaagaaagacagCGGCAGAGGGAGCAGGAGCGACAGAAGGAGATcgaggagagagaaaagtaCTGCCAACTTCAAGA GAAGAGGAAAGACAGACACGACGGTGGAGCTCCAAGTGGTTTCTCTCGTTTcccagcaggagaggaagagtcGGATGAGGAAGACGACTATGAGAAGGAGCGCAGGAAACGAA gtATGGGTGGAGCAGCTATCGCGCCTCCGTCTTCACTCGTAGACAGGGATGGTAAGCCTTGTGATTCATCAG gCTCATCTGCGTTCTCCTACGAGGATGAAGGTCGTCCTGCCAGAGGCTCAAAGGCCGCCATCCCTCCACCTATGTATGATGACTCAGAACGACCACGTTCACCGCCCGGACCAACCAGCTCCTTCCTGGCCAACATGGG AGGTACGGTGGCCCATAAGATCATGCAGAAGTACGGCTTCAAAGAAGGGCAGGGCCTGGGGAAGCACGAGCAGGGCCTCAGCACGGCGCTGTCTGTGGAGAAGACAAGCAAGCGAGGCGGAAAGATCATCATAGGCGATGCTGCAGAGAAAC CGGACCCTTCCAAGAAGTCGGAGGCCAACCCGCTTACAGAGATCCTGAAAAACCCGACCAAAGTGGTCCTGCTCAGG AACATGGTGGGCAGAGGAGAAGTGGACGAAGATCTGGAGggagaaacaaaagaagagtGCGAGAAATACGGCAAAGTggttaaatgtgtcatttttgaG ATTGCAGAGGTGCTTGATGATGAAGCTGTCAGGATATTTCTGGAGTTCGAGAGGGTGGAGTCAGCCATTAAAG CTGTGGTGGATCTGAACGGACGCTATTTCGGCGGGCGAGTCGTCAAGGCCTGCTTCTACAATCTAGACAAGTTTCGCGTTTTGGACCTTGGTGAGCAGGTCTGA
- the rbm17 gene encoding splicing factor 45 isoform X3 has product MSLYDDLGVGASDTKTEGWSKNFKLLQSQLKVKKAALTQAKTQRMKQTTVLAPVIDLKRGGSSDDRQITDTPPHAAAGLKDAVPSGFSSGDVLIPLADEYDPMFPNDYEKVVKRHREERQRQREQERQKEIEEREKYCQLQEKRKDRHDGGAPSGFSRFPAGEEESDEEDDYEKERRKRSMGGAAIAPPSSLVDRDGSSAFSYEDEGRPARGSKAAIPPPMYDDSERPRSPPGPTSSFLANMGGTVAHKIMQKYGFKEGQGLGKHEQGLSTALSVEKTSKRGGKIIIGDAAEKPGSSQSGAADTSGGGFAADPSKKSEANPLTEILKNPTKVVLLRNMVGRGEVDEDLEGETKEECEKYGKVVKCVIFEIAEVLDDEAVRIFLEFERVESAIKAVVDLNGRYFGGRVVKACFYNLDKFRVLDLGEQV; this is encoded by the exons ATGTCGCTGTACGATGACCTCGGTGTGGGTGCCAGTGACACCAAGACCGAAGGCTGGTCCAAGAACTTCAAGCTGCTGCAGTCCCAGCTGAAGGTGAAGAAGGCAGCTCTGACCCAGGCCAAG acCCAGCGGATGAAGCAGACCACTGTCCTGGCCCCGGTCATCGATCTAAAGAGAGGAGGCTCCAGTGATGATAGACAGATCACAGACACTCCTCCACATGCCGCCGCTGGACTCAAG gaTGCTGTGCCAAGTGGTTTCTCTTCTGGCGACGTGCTGATCCCGTTGGCAGATGAGTACGATCCCATGTTCCCCAACGACTATGAGAAGGTGGTGAAGCgacacagagaagaaagacagCGGCAGAGGGAGCAGGAGCGACAGAAGGAGATcgaggagagagaaaagtaCTGCCAACTTCAAGA GAAGAGGAAAGACAGACACGACGGTGGAGCTCCAAGTGGTTTCTCTCGTTTcccagcaggagaggaagagtcGGATGAGGAAGACGACTATGAGAAGGAGCGCAGGAAACGAA gtATGGGTGGAGCAGCTATCGCGCCTCCGTCTTCACTCGTAGACAGGGATG gCTCATCTGCGTTCTCCTACGAGGATGAAGGTCGTCCTGCCAGAGGCTCAAAGGCCGCCATCCCTCCACCTATGTATGATGACTCAGAACGACCACGTTCACCGCCCGGACCAACCAGCTCCTTCCTGGCCAACATGGG AGGTACGGTGGCCCATAAGATCATGCAGAAGTACGGCTTCAAAGAAGGGCAGGGCCTGGGGAAGCACGAGCAGGGCCTCAGCACGGCGCTGTCTGTGGAGAAGACAAGCAAGCGAGGCGGAAAGATCATCATAGGCGATGCTGCAGAGAAAC CAGGGTCCAGCCAGTCAGGTGCTGCTGATACTTCAGGCGGAGGCTTTGCAG CGGACCCTTCCAAGAAGTCGGAGGCCAACCCGCTTACAGAGATCCTGAAAAACCCGACCAAAGTGGTCCTGCTCAGG AACATGGTGGGCAGAGGAGAAGTGGACGAAGATCTGGAGggagaaacaaaagaagagtGCGAGAAATACGGCAAAGTggttaaatgtgtcatttttgaG ATTGCAGAGGTGCTTGATGATGAAGCTGTCAGGATATTTCTGGAGTTCGAGAGGGTGGAGTCAGCCATTAAAG CTGTGGTGGATCTGAACGGACGCTATTTCGGCGGGCGAGTCGTCAAGGCCTGCTTCTACAATCTAGACAAGTTTCGCGTTTTGGACCTTGGTGAGCAGGTCTGA
- the rbm17 gene encoding splicing factor 45 isoform X1 has translation MSLYDDLGVGASDTKTEGWSKNFKLLQSQLKVKKAALTQAKTQRMKQTTVLAPVIDLKRGGSSDDRQITDTPPHAAAGLKDAVPSGFSSGDVLIPLADEYDPMFPNDYEKVVKRHREERQRQREQERQKEIEEREKYCQLQEKRKDRHDGGAPSGFSRFPAGEEESDEEDDYEKERRKRSMGGAAIAPPSSLVDRDGKPCDSSGSSAFSYEDEGRPARGSKAAIPPPMYDDSERPRSPPGPTSSFLANMGGTVAHKIMQKYGFKEGQGLGKHEQGLSTALSVEKTSKRGGKIIIGDAAEKPGSSQSGAADTSGGGFAADPSKKSEANPLTEILKNPTKVVLLRNMVGRGEVDEDLEGETKEECEKYGKVVKCVIFEIAEVLDDEAVRIFLEFERVESAIKAVVDLNGRYFGGRVVKACFYNLDKFRVLDLGEQV, from the exons ATGTCGCTGTACGATGACCTCGGTGTGGGTGCCAGTGACACCAAGACCGAAGGCTGGTCCAAGAACTTCAAGCTGCTGCAGTCCCAGCTGAAGGTGAAGAAGGCAGCTCTGACCCAGGCCAAG acCCAGCGGATGAAGCAGACCACTGTCCTGGCCCCGGTCATCGATCTAAAGAGAGGAGGCTCCAGTGATGATAGACAGATCACAGACACTCCTCCACATGCCGCCGCTGGACTCAAG gaTGCTGTGCCAAGTGGTTTCTCTTCTGGCGACGTGCTGATCCCGTTGGCAGATGAGTACGATCCCATGTTCCCCAACGACTATGAGAAGGTGGTGAAGCgacacagagaagaaagacagCGGCAGAGGGAGCAGGAGCGACAGAAGGAGATcgaggagagagaaaagtaCTGCCAACTTCAAGA GAAGAGGAAAGACAGACACGACGGTGGAGCTCCAAGTGGTTTCTCTCGTTTcccagcaggagaggaagagtcGGATGAGGAAGACGACTATGAGAAGGAGCGCAGGAAACGAA gtATGGGTGGAGCAGCTATCGCGCCTCCGTCTTCACTCGTAGACAGGGATGGTAAGCCTTGTGATTCATCAG gCTCATCTGCGTTCTCCTACGAGGATGAAGGTCGTCCTGCCAGAGGCTCAAAGGCCGCCATCCCTCCACCTATGTATGATGACTCAGAACGACCACGTTCACCGCCCGGACCAACCAGCTCCTTCCTGGCCAACATGGG AGGTACGGTGGCCCATAAGATCATGCAGAAGTACGGCTTCAAAGAAGGGCAGGGCCTGGGGAAGCACGAGCAGGGCCTCAGCACGGCGCTGTCTGTGGAGAAGACAAGCAAGCGAGGCGGAAAGATCATCATAGGCGATGCTGCAGAGAAAC CAGGGTCCAGCCAGTCAGGTGCTGCTGATACTTCAGGCGGAGGCTTTGCAG CGGACCCTTCCAAGAAGTCGGAGGCCAACCCGCTTACAGAGATCCTGAAAAACCCGACCAAAGTGGTCCTGCTCAGG AACATGGTGGGCAGAGGAGAAGTGGACGAAGATCTGGAGggagaaacaaaagaagagtGCGAGAAATACGGCAAAGTggttaaatgtgtcatttttgaG ATTGCAGAGGTGCTTGATGATGAAGCTGTCAGGATATTTCTGGAGTTCGAGAGGGTGGAGTCAGCCATTAAAG CTGTGGTGGATCTGAACGGACGCTATTTCGGCGGGCGAGTCGTCAAGGCCTGCTTCTACAATCTAGACAAGTTTCGCGTTTTGGACCTTGGTGAGCAGGTCTGA
- the rbm17 gene encoding splicing factor 45 isoform X4, with amino-acid sequence MSLYDDLGVGASDTKTEGWSKNFKLLQSQLKVKKAALTQAKTQRMKQTTVLAPVIDLKRGGSSDDRQITDTPPHAAAGLKDAVPSGFSSGDVLIPLADEYDPMFPNDYEKVVKRHREERQRQREQERQKEIEEREKKRKDRHDGGAPSGFSRFPAGEEESDEEDDYEKERRKRSMGGAAIAPPSSLVDRDGSSAFSYEDEGRPARGSKAAIPPPMYDDSERPRSPPGPTSSFLANMGGTVAHKIMQKYGFKEGQGLGKHEQGLSTALSVEKTSKRGGKIIIGDAAEKPGSSQSGAADTSGGGFAADPSKKSEANPLTEILKNPTKVVLLRNMVGRGEVDEDLEGETKEECEKYGKVVKCVIFEIAEVLDDEAVRIFLEFERVESAIKAVVDLNGRYFGGRVVKACFYNLDKFRVLDLGEQV; translated from the exons ATGTCGCTGTACGATGACCTCGGTGTGGGTGCCAGTGACACCAAGACCGAAGGCTGGTCCAAGAACTTCAAGCTGCTGCAGTCCCAGCTGAAGGTGAAGAAGGCAGCTCTGACCCAGGCCAAG acCCAGCGGATGAAGCAGACCACTGTCCTGGCCCCGGTCATCGATCTAAAGAGAGGAGGCTCCAGTGATGATAGACAGATCACAGACACTCCTCCACATGCCGCCGCTGGACTCAAG gaTGCTGTGCCAAGTGGTTTCTCTTCTGGCGACGTGCTGATCCCGTTGGCAGATGAGTACGATCCCATGTTCCCCAACGACTATGAGAAGGTGGTGAAGCgacacagagaagaaagacagCGGCAGAGGGAGCAGGAGCGACAGAAGGAGATcgaggagagagaaaa GAAGAGGAAAGACAGACACGACGGTGGAGCTCCAAGTGGTTTCTCTCGTTTcccagcaggagaggaagagtcGGATGAGGAAGACGACTATGAGAAGGAGCGCAGGAAACGAA gtATGGGTGGAGCAGCTATCGCGCCTCCGTCTTCACTCGTAGACAGGGATG gCTCATCTGCGTTCTCCTACGAGGATGAAGGTCGTCCTGCCAGAGGCTCAAAGGCCGCCATCCCTCCACCTATGTATGATGACTCAGAACGACCACGTTCACCGCCCGGACCAACCAGCTCCTTCCTGGCCAACATGGG AGGTACGGTGGCCCATAAGATCATGCAGAAGTACGGCTTCAAAGAAGGGCAGGGCCTGGGGAAGCACGAGCAGGGCCTCAGCACGGCGCTGTCTGTGGAGAAGACAAGCAAGCGAGGCGGAAAGATCATCATAGGCGATGCTGCAGAGAAAC CAGGGTCCAGCCAGTCAGGTGCTGCTGATACTTCAGGCGGAGGCTTTGCAG CGGACCCTTCCAAGAAGTCGGAGGCCAACCCGCTTACAGAGATCCTGAAAAACCCGACCAAAGTGGTCCTGCTCAGG AACATGGTGGGCAGAGGAGAAGTGGACGAAGATCTGGAGggagaaacaaaagaagagtGCGAGAAATACGGCAAAGTggttaaatgtgtcatttttgaG ATTGCAGAGGTGCTTGATGATGAAGCTGTCAGGATATTTCTGGAGTTCGAGAGGGTGGAGTCAGCCATTAAAG CTGTGGTGGATCTGAACGGACGCTATTTCGGCGGGCGAGTCGTCAAGGCCTGCTTCTACAATCTAGACAAGTTTCGCGTTTTGGACCTTGGTGAGCAGGTCTGA
- the rbm17 gene encoding splicing factor 45 isoform X2: MSLYDDLGVGASDTKTEGWSKNFKLLQSQLKVKKAALTQAKTQRMKQTTVLAPVIDLKRGGSSDDRQITDTPPHAAAGLKDAVPSGFSSGDVLIPLADEYDPMFPNDYEKVVKRHREERQRQREQERQKEIEEREKKRKDRHDGGAPSGFSRFPAGEEESDEEDDYEKERRKRSMGGAAIAPPSSLVDRDGKPCDSSGSSAFSYEDEGRPARGSKAAIPPPMYDDSERPRSPPGPTSSFLANMGGTVAHKIMQKYGFKEGQGLGKHEQGLSTALSVEKTSKRGGKIIIGDAAEKPGSSQSGAADTSGGGFAADPSKKSEANPLTEILKNPTKVVLLRNMVGRGEVDEDLEGETKEECEKYGKVVKCVIFEIAEVLDDEAVRIFLEFERVESAIKAVVDLNGRYFGGRVVKACFYNLDKFRVLDLGEQV, translated from the exons ATGTCGCTGTACGATGACCTCGGTGTGGGTGCCAGTGACACCAAGACCGAAGGCTGGTCCAAGAACTTCAAGCTGCTGCAGTCCCAGCTGAAGGTGAAGAAGGCAGCTCTGACCCAGGCCAAG acCCAGCGGATGAAGCAGACCACTGTCCTGGCCCCGGTCATCGATCTAAAGAGAGGAGGCTCCAGTGATGATAGACAGATCACAGACACTCCTCCACATGCCGCCGCTGGACTCAAG gaTGCTGTGCCAAGTGGTTTCTCTTCTGGCGACGTGCTGATCCCGTTGGCAGATGAGTACGATCCCATGTTCCCCAACGACTATGAGAAGGTGGTGAAGCgacacagagaagaaagacagCGGCAGAGGGAGCAGGAGCGACAGAAGGAGATcgaggagagagaaaa GAAGAGGAAAGACAGACACGACGGTGGAGCTCCAAGTGGTTTCTCTCGTTTcccagcaggagaggaagagtcGGATGAGGAAGACGACTATGAGAAGGAGCGCAGGAAACGAA gtATGGGTGGAGCAGCTATCGCGCCTCCGTCTTCACTCGTAGACAGGGATGGTAAGCCTTGTGATTCATCAG gCTCATCTGCGTTCTCCTACGAGGATGAAGGTCGTCCTGCCAGAGGCTCAAAGGCCGCCATCCCTCCACCTATGTATGATGACTCAGAACGACCACGTTCACCGCCCGGACCAACCAGCTCCTTCCTGGCCAACATGGG AGGTACGGTGGCCCATAAGATCATGCAGAAGTACGGCTTCAAAGAAGGGCAGGGCCTGGGGAAGCACGAGCAGGGCCTCAGCACGGCGCTGTCTGTGGAGAAGACAAGCAAGCGAGGCGGAAAGATCATCATAGGCGATGCTGCAGAGAAAC CAGGGTCCAGCCAGTCAGGTGCTGCTGATACTTCAGGCGGAGGCTTTGCAG CGGACCCTTCCAAGAAGTCGGAGGCCAACCCGCTTACAGAGATCCTGAAAAACCCGACCAAAGTGGTCCTGCTCAGG AACATGGTGGGCAGAGGAGAAGTGGACGAAGATCTGGAGggagaaacaaaagaagagtGCGAGAAATACGGCAAAGTggttaaatgtgtcatttttgaG ATTGCAGAGGTGCTTGATGATGAAGCTGTCAGGATATTTCTGGAGTTCGAGAGGGTGGAGTCAGCCATTAAAG CTGTGGTGGATCTGAACGGACGCTATTTCGGCGGGCGAGTCGTCAAGGCCTGCTTCTACAATCTAGACAAGTTTCGCGTTTTGGACCTTGGTGAGCAGGTCTGA
- the rbm17 gene encoding splicing factor 45 isoform X6 — protein sequence MSLYDDLGVGASDTKTEGWSKNFKLLQSQLKVKKAALTQAKTQRMKQTTVLAPVIDLKRGGSSDDRQITDTPPHAAAGLKDAVPSGFSSGDVLIPLADEYDPMFPNDYEKVVKRHREERQRQREQERQKEIEEREKKRKDRHDGGAPSGFSRFPAGEEESDEEDDYEKERRKRSMGGAAIAPPSSLVDRDGKPCDSSGSSAFSYEDEGRPARGSKAAIPPPMYDDSERPRSPPGPTSSFLANMGGTVAHKIMQKYGFKEGQGLGKHEQGLSTALSVEKTSKRGGKIIIGDAAEKPDPSKKSEANPLTEILKNPTKVVLLRNMVGRGEVDEDLEGETKEECEKYGKVVKCVIFEIAEVLDDEAVRIFLEFERVESAIKAVVDLNGRYFGGRVVKACFYNLDKFRVLDLGEQV from the exons ATGTCGCTGTACGATGACCTCGGTGTGGGTGCCAGTGACACCAAGACCGAAGGCTGGTCCAAGAACTTCAAGCTGCTGCAGTCCCAGCTGAAGGTGAAGAAGGCAGCTCTGACCCAGGCCAAG acCCAGCGGATGAAGCAGACCACTGTCCTGGCCCCGGTCATCGATCTAAAGAGAGGAGGCTCCAGTGATGATAGACAGATCACAGACACTCCTCCACATGCCGCCGCTGGACTCAAG gaTGCTGTGCCAAGTGGTTTCTCTTCTGGCGACGTGCTGATCCCGTTGGCAGATGAGTACGATCCCATGTTCCCCAACGACTATGAGAAGGTGGTGAAGCgacacagagaagaaagacagCGGCAGAGGGAGCAGGAGCGACAGAAGGAGATcgaggagagagaaaa GAAGAGGAAAGACAGACACGACGGTGGAGCTCCAAGTGGTTTCTCTCGTTTcccagcaggagaggaagagtcGGATGAGGAAGACGACTATGAGAAGGAGCGCAGGAAACGAA gtATGGGTGGAGCAGCTATCGCGCCTCCGTCTTCACTCGTAGACAGGGATGGTAAGCCTTGTGATTCATCAG gCTCATCTGCGTTCTCCTACGAGGATGAAGGTCGTCCTGCCAGAGGCTCAAAGGCCGCCATCCCTCCACCTATGTATGATGACTCAGAACGACCACGTTCACCGCCCGGACCAACCAGCTCCTTCCTGGCCAACATGGG AGGTACGGTGGCCCATAAGATCATGCAGAAGTACGGCTTCAAAGAAGGGCAGGGCCTGGGGAAGCACGAGCAGGGCCTCAGCACGGCGCTGTCTGTGGAGAAGACAAGCAAGCGAGGCGGAAAGATCATCATAGGCGATGCTGCAGAGAAAC CGGACCCTTCCAAGAAGTCGGAGGCCAACCCGCTTACAGAGATCCTGAAAAACCCGACCAAAGTGGTCCTGCTCAGG AACATGGTGGGCAGAGGAGAAGTGGACGAAGATCTGGAGggagaaacaaaagaagagtGCGAGAAATACGGCAAAGTggttaaatgtgtcatttttgaG ATTGCAGAGGTGCTTGATGATGAAGCTGTCAGGATATTTCTGGAGTTCGAGAGGGTGGAGTCAGCCATTAAAG CTGTGGTGGATCTGAACGGACGCTATTTCGGCGGGCGAGTCGTCAAGGCCTGCTTCTACAATCTAGACAAGTTTCGCGTTTTGGACCTTGGTGAGCAGGTCTGA